The DNA window CCTCTTGACAGACATAGAAGCATCGTCGCTGTCGAAGCGGTCACGCACCCAGTTCACATAACCCATCTCCTGAACGAAGAACGTACGGTCACATCCGCGCACCCCGCCCTGGCAATCGAGAAACACTCGCAGGGACTGCTGCAGCAGACTGTCCGGGAGCACCTCGACGGCGGGGGCGCCTGGTCTCCCGCCCGGCCCGCCCGGCCCAGCCGGTCGTCCGGTGGCGGCAGGTCCACCTGGTGGGCCACCCGGTGGTCCGGCCGGTTGGGCCAGCATGGCATTGGGAGCGAAGGCAAGCAGGCCCCCGACAAGGAGGACCGAATATGAAGAACGCATGCGGGGGATGATCAGAAATGGAGGGGTGACCGGTTCACGGCGTCCGGGGCACGTGCGAAACAGGATCCGGACGTGCACATACGCATGAGTGCATGGGACCGTTTGCGAGTTTCCGACACCCGCTGACGAAATCAGTCCATTTCATGTCAAATCAAAAGAAATCCACAATATGGAACGGGCGATGGGTCTCCGAAGAGGCCCACCGCCCGTGCGGGGCCGCGCCAATCTGGGCCGGCGCCAATCTGGCCCGGCGCCAATCTGGCCCGGCGCCTAGCGACGCTTCGTCGACTCGACCTTTGGCGGCGCCGCCACAAACTCGATCCGGTCGTTCTTGCCGAACTGGATAGCCAGCCCCGCCGCCCGGGTCAGCGCGTCCGTCGCTTCACCGCTCGACGTGAGCGGGATCCGCATGCTGACCGGTCGGTCGAGCAGGCTGCTGTCGGCGATGACGGCGTTCATGCCGAACCAGCGCACGAGTTCCGGGACCACCAGGCGCAGTGGCGTGGCGCTGAACACAATGCTGTCGCGCGTCCAGGCGAGTGCGACATCCCGCGCCCCCACGTCCAATGGCGTGATGGCCCCCGCCTCGGTGAAGCGGACGGCCTGACCCGCTTCGACCCGGTACGTGCTGCCGTTGGCGCGATGACGAATCTCTACGGCGCCCTCGGACACCGACAGCACGCTGCCCTCCTCACCCGGGAAGTGACGCACGCTGAACACCGTGCCCTGCGCGGTCAGCGTAAGCGCCCCGGCGCGTACCGCAAACGGCAACCCGCGCGGGTGCGATGCCGCCGGCGTTGGCGTGAAAGTGGCGGTGCCTTCGAGACTGATGGTGCGAAGCGTGTTGCCGAAGGCAGACGGGACGCGCAGCCGCGTGTCTGACCCCAACATGGCCCGGGTGCCGTCGCGCAGCGTAAGTGCGCCACGCTGGCCGTTGCCCGAGGTGAGTACCTGCGCGTCGGTGCTGTTCAGCGCGGCATCAAGGGCCGATTCACGGCTCATGCCGTCGAGCAGGCGTTGCCCGAAGTAGAGAACCACGGCGGCCACCAAGGCGAGTCCGGCATAGAGCATCCAGCGCGGACGATCCACCACACGCTCGACGTGTTCGCGGGCATGCGTACGCTGCGCTTCACGCGCCTCGCGCACAGCGGCTTCGTGATCAACCGGTGTGTGCAAAGCGTCCATGAGGGCCCGCACGGCACCGTCTACATCGGGAACACTCAAATGCGACGACGCGGTGGCACCGGGTCGATGATGCAACGCCGCATGCTTGCGCTGCTGCGCATGGGCCGCCTGTTTCACCGCCTCCTCGAGAAACGCGGAGATGGCGAGTGGACTTTCGAAACGCTCTCGTGCGGCCCACGTGTCCAGCATGGCCGTGTGCGCAATCTTGCCGCGATAGGCCGCGAGATCAGCGCCAAGCGCTTCTCTGGCCATGGCCAGCAGGCCGTCGTACTCCTGCCGGTAAAGCGCAATCAGCGCGTTTTCGTCGCCATGCGCGAATCGATCGACGAGCGCGGCGTCAGGGAGAGGGAGCACAACCGCCATGGAATCCTCCACGCCGCCACGCAGGCGGCCGCACGGTGCACACCAGCGGAATCCGCAGGCACGAGACTCCGCTTTCCTTTGACACTGCGATCCGTACCACGGATGCGCAAACGGGTTTCCCTGACAACCTCATGCGCGCTGTCTCCTGCCATACAGATCAGACCGGCGACTTCGGGAGAACTTCGCGGCATCTGCGGCTTCATGAATTGCGACCACATGTTGACCAGCTCGTGACAGGCCGTGCGGGATACCGTCACACGGCCGGGCGTACGTGACGCGTGCAC is part of the Gemmatimonas sp. UBA7669 genome and encodes:
- a CDS encoding FecR domain-containing protein, which gives rise to MAVVLPLPDAALVDRFAHGDENALIALYRQEYDGLLAMAREALGADLAAYRGKIAHTAMLDTWAARERFESPLAISAFLEEAVKQAAHAQQRKHAALHHRPGATASSHLSVPDVDGAVRALMDALHTPVDHEAAVREAREAQRTHAREHVERVVDRPRWMLYAGLALVAAVVLYFGQRLLDGMSRESALDAALNSTDAQVLTSGNGQRGALTLRDGTRAMLGSDTRLRVPSAFGNTLRTISLEGTATFTPTPAASHPRGLPFAVRAGALTLTAQGTVFSVRHFPGEEGSVLSVSEGAVEIRHRANGSTYRVEAGQAVRFTEAGAITPLDVGARDVALAWTRDSIVFSATPLRLVVPELVRWFGMNAVIADSSLLDRPVSMRIPLTSSGEATDALTRAAGLAIQFGKNDRIEFVAAPPKVESTKRR